The following coding sequences lie in one Tachysurus fulvidraco isolate hzauxx_2018 chromosome 19, HZAU_PFXX_2.0, whole genome shotgun sequence genomic window:
- the LOC125138452 gene encoding scavenger receptor cysteine-rich type 1 protein M130-like: MLHGGSWSTVCDADFDQQDAEVVCQELDCGIPVKVLGSAAFGRGEGQVWTEELQCRGNESEIYFCPSSSSLKHSTCSHDNDVGLICSGHTEARLVNGPDSCSG, translated from the exons ATGCTTCATGGAGGTTcctggtccacagtgtgtgatgctgaCTTTGACCAGCAGGATGCAGAGGTTGTGTGTCAAGAGCTGGACTGTGGGATTCCTGTGAAGGTTCTGGGATCAGCTGCTTTTGGCAGAGGGGAGGGTCAGGTGTGGACAGAGGAGCTTCAGTGTAGAGGAAATGAATCTGAGATTTACTTCTgtccatcatcatcttcactcaaacactcaaccTGTTCCCATGACAACGATGTGGGATTAATATGTTCTG GTCACACAGAGGCGCGGCTGGTGAACGGACCGGACTCCTGTTCTGGTTga